Proteins encoded within one genomic window of Streptomyces taklimakanensis:
- a CDS encoding VOC family protein, whose product MITTDLVPGSPGWLDLGTPDVRATAAFYGAVLGWEYESMGEGEDMEGGIFRKDGKTVAGLGKLTEEGARSAWMIYYCVTDADATTRAVERAGGTVRVAPMDLGEWGRAAQYSDPSGGQFAAWQPGEDTGVELMGRPGSLSWTELYTSDAAAAKEFYGGVFGWRFSDMELPGGEGTYSLITPAGSPEERMQGGIMELRSEDLALANGRPYWHPVFDVLDCDAAVAKVGENGGDVQMGPEDAEGVGRLAVCLDPSNADFVVLTPASG is encoded by the coding sequence GTGATCACTACTGACCTCGTCCCCGGCTCCCCCGGCTGGCTCGACCTGGGCACCCCCGACGTCCGGGCCACCGCTGCTTTCTACGGCGCGGTGCTCGGTTGGGAGTACGAGTCCATGGGGGAGGGGGAGGACATGGAAGGCGGGATTTTCCGGAAGGACGGCAAGACCGTCGCCGGACTCGGCAAGCTCACCGAGGAGGGCGCGCGCTCGGCCTGGATGATCTACTACTGCGTCACCGACGCGGACGCCACGACCCGGGCCGTCGAGCGCGCGGGCGGCACCGTGCGCGTGGCGCCGATGGACCTCGGAGAATGGGGCCGGGCGGCGCAGTACAGCGATCCGTCGGGCGGCCAGTTCGCCGCCTGGCAGCCGGGGGAGGACACGGGCGTCGAGCTGATGGGTCGGCCGGGCTCGCTGTCCTGGACCGAGCTGTACACGAGCGACGCCGCGGCGGCGAAGGAGTTCTACGGGGGCGTCTTCGGCTGGCGGTTCAGCGACATGGAACTGCCGGGTGGCGAAGGCACGTACTCCCTCATCACGCCCGCCGGGTCGCCCGAGGAGCGCATGCAGGGCGGCATCATGGAGCTGCGCTCCGAGGACCTCGCCCTGGCGAACGGGCGACCCTACTGGCACCCGGTCTTCGACGTCCTCGACTGCGACGCCGCGGTCGCCAAGGTCGGCGAGAACGGCGGCGACGTGCAGATGGGACCGGAGGACGCGGAGGGCGTCGGCCGTCTGGCCGTCTGCCTCGACCCGTCGAACGCGGACTTCGTGGTGCTCACCCCGGCCTCGGGGTGA
- a CDS encoding RNA polymerase sigma factor, whose translation MSTVSHIPTPLVLLPRAQAGDEQAMNHLLTGITPYVARLCRSVTHDDGADATQEALLAVYRGLHTLREPAAFYGWVRAVTLREAVRTAKRAGDAGTCVQVDSGQEADPLDTVHISDVLERLSTSHRQVLTLRAYGLNEEEMAQVLSLPIGTVRSRLHRARRRFREAWLPSTA comes from the coding sequence ATGAGCACCGTCAGCCACATCCCCACTCCCCTCGTGCTGCTGCCCCGGGCCCAGGCGGGCGACGAGCAGGCGATGAACCACCTGCTGACCGGAATCACCCCGTACGTCGCCCGCCTCTGTCGATCCGTCACCCACGACGACGGCGCCGACGCCACCCAGGAGGCCCTCCTCGCCGTCTACCGCGGTCTGCACACCCTGCGCGAGCCGGCCGCGTTCTACGGCTGGGTGCGCGCGGTGACGCTCCGCGAGGCCGTCCGCACCGCGAAACGCGCGGGGGACGCGGGAACCTGTGTGCAGGTCGACTCGGGCCAGGAGGCGGATCCACTGGACACCGTGCACATCAGCGACGTGCTGGAACGACTCTCCACCTCCCACCGGCAGGTGCTCACCCTGCGCGCCTACGGGCTCAACGAGGAGGAGATGGCGCAGGTCCTCTCCCTGCCGATCGGGACGGTCCGGTCCCGTCTGCACCGGGCCCGCCGCCGATTCCGGGAGGCCTGGTTGCCCTCGACCGCCTGA
- a CDS encoding peptidoglycan-binding domain-containing protein, with amino-acid sequence MRPVKSVGLVAAMVVGLLGGVAATPSAAASWECDQSITVPKGDAYLIHVPFEFEPIYTGDCFVRHGARGGEVSAIQRSLRYCYGRDIVVDGVFGDKTLAALKNVQSRIGVASDGVYGPRTRDAMSWPRYHESTGQIYGCVRW; translated from the coding sequence ATGAGACCCGTCAAGTCGGTCGGCCTGGTGGCTGCCATGGTCGTCGGTCTCTTGGGCGGTGTCGCGGCGACGCCGAGCGCCGCTGCCTCGTGGGAGTGTGATCAATCGATCACTGTGCCCAAGGGCGACGCTTACCTGATCCACGTGCCCTTCGAGTTCGAACCCATCTACACCGGTGACTGTTTCGTGCGCCATGGCGCACGCGGCGGTGAGGTGAGCGCCATTCAGCGGTCCCTGAGGTACTGCTACGGCCGGGACATCGTGGTGGATGGGGTGTTCGGCGACAAGACCCTCGCGGCTCTCAAGAACGTCCAGAGCAGGATCGGTGTCGCCTCCGACGGCGTGTACGGCCCCAGGACCCGCGACGCCATGTCGTGGCCGCGCTACCACGAGTCCACCGGGCAGATCTACGGCTGCGTCAGGTGGTAG
- a CDS encoding helix-turn-helix domain-containing protein — MLEQPHFGRRLRRLRLERGLSQAAVVGEGMSTGYLSRLESGERRPTPRAVAYLAQRLDVDVSALSEPSGHGSLRHALAAASSAPPGTDSTVDLLRALQDDEHAEPADRWHALWLLSRIDDSNGDYEKERGRLRELIELSESLAAPELRARTNVQYARCLRALGDLRTAEPAAMTALAIAREEDLQTADIMAALVVLIGVEAELGRLDAAGRHVHELERDLLPAATAPQAAEALWTASLVSHRQGDHATAQNHLETALNLLEGRDDPALWTRLRTAAAATALEMSPPRLEAAQRWLDEAGPIIELTGTPLRAQELHALRAHLAFHRGELDEARTLCRALLSDDDLRLPYRDRTRLLVLEGRLSILDGRVDEGITALEQLGHQATDARNLDLAAHVWQSLATALAQVRAPAARDAVGSARGRP, encoded by the coding sequence ATGCTCGAGCAGCCGCACTTCGGGCGACGGCTGAGGAGGCTCAGGCTCGAACGAGGGTTGAGCCAGGCGGCGGTCGTCGGCGAGGGCATGTCGACGGGGTACCTGTCACGGCTGGAGTCCGGTGAACGCCGACCCACCCCACGCGCCGTCGCCTACCTCGCCCAGCGGCTCGACGTCGACGTGTCCGCGCTGAGCGAGCCGTCGGGCCACGGTTCCCTCCGTCACGCGCTCGCCGCCGCGTCCTCGGCGCCGCCCGGCACGGACAGCACCGTCGACCTGCTCCGCGCCCTGCAGGACGACGAGCACGCCGAACCCGCCGACCGCTGGCACGCGCTGTGGCTGCTCAGCCGCATCGACGACAGCAACGGCGACTACGAGAAGGAGCGCGGCCGGCTCCGTGAACTCATCGAACTGAGCGAGTCCCTGGCGGCACCGGAACTGCGGGCGAGGACGAACGTCCAGTACGCGCGCTGCCTTCGGGCCCTGGGCGACCTGCGCACGGCGGAGCCGGCCGCCATGACCGCGCTGGCGATCGCCCGCGAGGAGGACCTGCAGACGGCCGACATCATGGCCGCGCTCGTGGTGTTGATCGGCGTCGAGGCCGAACTGGGCCGGCTCGACGCGGCCGGCCGGCACGTCCACGAACTGGAGCGGGACCTGCTTCCCGCGGCCACGGCCCCTCAGGCGGCCGAGGCCCTGTGGACCGCCTCCCTGGTCAGTCACCGCCAAGGGGACCACGCCACCGCCCAGAACCACCTGGAGACGGCGTTGAACCTGCTCGAAGGCCGGGACGATCCGGCCTTGTGGACCCGCCTGCGCACCGCCGCGGCCGCCACCGCGCTCGAGATGTCACCACCTCGGCTGGAGGCGGCCCAACGCTGGCTGGACGAGGCCGGGCCGATCATCGAACTGACCGGTACACCGTTACGGGCGCAGGAGTTGCACGCGTTGCGCGCCCACCTCGCCTTCCACCGGGGGGAACTGGACGAGGCCCGGACACTGTGCCGCGCCCTGCTGTCCGACGACGACCTGCGGCTGCCCTACCGGGACCGGACCCGGCTGCTCGTCCTCGAAGGGCGACTGAGCATCCTGGACGGGCGCGTCGACGAGGGCATCACGGCCCTGGAACAACTCGGCCACCAGGCCACGGACGCCAGGAACCTGGACCTGGCGGCCCACGTCTGGCAGTCCCTGGCGACGGCGCTGGCCCAGGTGCGCGCACCGGCGGCGCGCGACGCGGTGGGATCCGCCCGCGGCCGTCCGTGA
- a CDS encoding phosphotransferase family protein: MNPEDLDPETAAVLAAVSVTPADVVECVPLAGGTYNSLLRVVLRDGRRWVVKRPLSAGGGSTLRYEHDLLRGETEYYSAVRDMPGVPAPRLVHVETGGEPPVVSGLVMTECPGVPWHEADASLTPGERKRLREELGGVVARLHTATGPGFGYPARPFGPPAADWRRTFTTMVDAVLDDAVRYGVRLPRPVAWVRDALAAAGDVLTDVTRPALVHFDLWQGNLLLDGAPGARTLGGVIDAERMFWGDPVAEFVSLALFGDIERDDAFLTGYAAAGGGVTFTDSVRLRLHLYRCYLYLIMLVEAVPRRYSPEQRAWTRQHAGGHLAVSLDAVASALTGRSRSRH, from the coding sequence ATGAACCCCGAGGACCTCGATCCGGAGACCGCCGCCGTGCTCGCGGCGGTCTCGGTCACGCCCGCGGACGTGGTGGAGTGCGTGCCACTGGCCGGAGGCACGTACAACTCCCTGCTGCGCGTGGTGCTGCGGGACGGCCGGAGATGGGTCGTGAAGCGGCCGCTCTCCGCGGGCGGCGGGTCGACGCTGCGGTACGAGCACGATCTCCTGCGCGGCGAGACCGAGTACTACAGCGCGGTGCGGGACATGCCGGGTGTGCCGGCGCCCCGGTTGGTCCACGTGGAGACCGGCGGCGAGCCGCCCGTCGTGTCGGGGCTCGTCATGACCGAGTGTCCCGGAGTCCCGTGGCACGAGGCCGACGCTTCCCTGACACCCGGCGAACGGAAGCGGCTGCGCGAGGAGCTGGGCGGGGTCGTCGCCCGGCTGCACACCGCGACGGGCCCGGGATTCGGCTATCCCGCCCGGCCGTTCGGCCCACCGGCCGCCGACTGGAGGCGTACCTTCACGACCATGGTCGACGCCGTCCTGGACGACGCGGTGCGCTACGGTGTGCGGCTGCCCCGGCCCGTGGCGTGGGTGCGGGACGCGCTCGCCGCCGCCGGGGACGTGCTGACCGACGTGACCCGTCCCGCCCTGGTCCACTTCGACCTGTGGCAGGGGAACCTGTTGCTCGACGGAGCTCCGGGAGCCAGGACCCTCGGCGGAGTGATCGACGCGGAACGGATGTTCTGGGGCGACCCGGTCGCCGAGTTCGTCTCTCTCGCCCTGTTCGGTGACATCGAGCGGGACGACGCCTTCCTGACCGGATACGCGGCAGCCGGAGGCGGGGTGACGTTCACCGACTCCGTACGCCTGCGCCTGCACCTGTACCGCTGCTACCTGTACCTGATCATGCTGGTCGAGGCGGTGCCCCGGCGTTACTCCCCCGAGCAGCGGGCCTGGACCCGACAGCACGCCGGTGGCCACCTGGCGGTGAGCCTCGACGCGGTGGCGTCCGCCCTGACCGGCCGGTCACGGTCGCGACACTGA
- a CDS encoding PAS domain-containing protein — MVTTSSTAASRSALSSPDPRRAAVDSAVPAVPRDARDGRRRRTYTAHASTRDTTVTAVEAEFAEAFGLSPGRICGRDLCDLLLARSPANLRNRFADLAEGRSNRFTERVTGRDDAGRTFSANLTAIAVAGPDGPAGLVILLRHTGNVDPAECDDRRTLSEIDARVLEGVAGGASTVQLAGRLYMSRQGVEYRVGRLLRRFDAPNRPALVARAHGLGLFAEGQWPPRVLSDFVE, encoded by the coding sequence GTGGTCACCACGAGCAGCACCGCAGCCTCTCGCTCTGCCCTCTCCTCTCCCGACCCCCGAAGGGCAGCCGTCGACTCCGCCGTCCCGGCCGTGCCGCGGGACGCCCGTGACGGCCGCCGGCGTCGCACCTACACGGCCCACGCGTCCACCCGGGACACCACCGTCACCGCCGTGGAGGCGGAATTCGCCGAGGCGTTCGGCCTGAGCCCGGGCAGGATCTGCGGCCGTGACCTCTGCGACCTCCTCCTCGCACGGTCGCCCGCGAACCTGCGGAATCGGTTCGCCGACCTGGCCGAAGGCCGGTCGAACCGATTCACGGAGCGGGTGACCGGCCGGGACGACGCCGGCCGGACCTTCTCCGCGAACCTCACGGCCATAGCGGTCGCCGGCCCGGACGGTCCGGCCGGACTGGTCATCCTGCTCCGCCACACCGGGAACGTCGATCCGGCGGAATGCGATGACCGAAGGACGCTCAGCGAAATCGACGCACGCGTACTCGAAGGAGTGGCGGGCGGCGCGTCCACGGTGCAGTTGGCCGGTCGCCTCTACATGAGCCGTCAGGGGGTCGAATACCGCGTGGGACGGCTGCTGCGCAGATTCGACGCCCCCAACCGTCCCGCGCTCGTGGCGCGCGCCCACGGGTTGGGCCTGTTCGCCGAGGGGCAGTGGCCACCGCGCGTCCTGTCGGATTTCGTGGAGTAG
- a CDS encoding SGNH/GDSL hydrolase family protein, whose translation MRRSRLGRLRTSAALAAALAVAAGLAMPQASAETPPPHAADGWSAETEAALTDDSVPTGEQPKFKPSVVAADRRAAVLGEDFADSADRALTVSGDGTGFHVMVAEEKEGYRWRTAASLSEAGFETDTWIGNACLTESGRYAAVAYAPRTFTNEPSLMTRGAFTAIVDLDTGSVRKLPFQATLGYFSPGCGTGEEAVFSQFTDELSSDVSETRLITVDSVNGAAEKAELAGQVTSAVPVDGRIVAARGNRIVRVEGETVREVARTHGVPFRLKPDSDGGVTFIDRLPGGRRTEQDDDQATVSRVTAAQLRTPKGTNRAQRLATGALTSFDLARAADGSVFVTGEADTEKGRRLPGSVRNPGGIPKDARVSSHGRAALTTAWADGKDSRISAEDALSARPARITLKALSTGKSVVLDAMPDERVGSAKAQQTSIDASPSLPGPAKSADMSSAASPVEEDRTCSVPRGDVKLQAYQPTPRQIEWAVDQAVVGNLNAHVSRPAGWKNTDMPAYRPQNLFPLVPLSGSGENWHIPAQVMLGITAQESNMWQATRYAIPGVSANPLIGNYYGIRYSSSGEQYDPWAIDWPEADCGYGVTQVTDGMRLPGKGQPTLTETQQRAVALDYTANIAAGVNILAEKWNQTRADGLIINDGDASHIENWFYALWAYNSGYYPQAHASEYSGKWGVGWTNNPANPLWKENRTTFLETINRQDDYSHAAHPQDWPYQEKVIGWAARPLSAQIAPGEFQPGYRAAWWINEVYRTTSKPPIDLFCDSSNDCAPEKISEDATNNTGGGPCMLPGESSDALYLKCWFHQPAVWKDCGGKAECGFALHRFNRTYAEQPDANNYPPRCTPELPAGTLIVDDVPNGVTPTGSSNRTCGASTSSGNFTLDFDTPSGRIDLHQIGAGYDNHFWFSHTYLEGTRTAERLATTGTWTLGGERRGWMRVWVHLPDHGAHTRQARYVVRGTDSTSPERVKPQRVMRNKWVSLGAFNFTGIPSVSLSNVTRQSGLGANPERDGNGTEDVAWDAVGFEPLDGAPTNQIVAMGDSYSSGEAATEGAGDDYYPETDYDSSTRPETRNACHRSTKAWSRQATLPGHSLSIGEMADNMSPSLDYQFVACSGARHYNIIGFGQNGEPSQIEQGYLDQHTTLVTLSIGGNDMRFADVITRCVVGVKCYDTPLQAVDPDTGKAIPDTSTPELGVWAPQWARDTVRPRLVRTLQEIHRRAPNARIVLMGYPRLLDGNGMCVPGLEAGETIWLNSVADLLADEMRAAVSQANSLYATNAVFSDPRDEFAGKAACGDPETVNALVVTGHSKADNFPTSGKSFHPKISGARLYADSLEATLNAL comes from the coding sequence TTGAGACGCAGCAGACTCGGACGCCTGCGCACATCTGCGGCCCTGGCCGCCGCTCTGGCGGTGGCGGCCGGCCTGGCGATGCCGCAGGCATCGGCCGAAACGCCGCCCCCTCATGCGGCCGACGGCTGGTCCGCCGAGACGGAGGCCGCGCTGACGGACGACAGTGTCCCCACCGGTGAGCAGCCGAAGTTCAAGCCCTCGGTGGTGGCCGCCGACCGCCGTGCCGCGGTGCTCGGCGAGGACTTCGCCGACTCCGCCGACCGGGCCTTGACGGTTTCCGGCGACGGAACCGGCTTCCATGTGATGGTCGCCGAGGAGAAGGAAGGCTACAGGTGGCGGACGGCCGCCTCGCTGTCCGAGGCGGGCTTCGAGACGGACACCTGGATCGGCAACGCGTGTCTGACGGAGTCCGGGCGGTACGCGGCCGTGGCCTACGCGCCCCGCACTTTTACCAACGAGCCGTCCCTGATGACCCGCGGCGCCTTCACCGCGATCGTGGACCTGGACACCGGCTCTGTCCGCAAGCTGCCCTTCCAGGCCACCCTGGGCTATTTCTCACCCGGGTGCGGAACCGGTGAGGAAGCGGTCTTCTCGCAGTTCACCGACGAGCTCTCCTCGGACGTCTCCGAGACGCGGCTGATCACGGTCGACAGCGTGAACGGAGCGGCGGAGAAGGCGGAGCTGGCCGGACAGGTCACTTCGGCGGTGCCGGTCGACGGCCGGATCGTCGCCGCTCGGGGGAACCGGATCGTGCGGGTCGAGGGTGAGACCGTGCGGGAGGTCGCACGCACCCACGGCGTGCCGTTCCGGTTGAAGCCGGACTCCGACGGCGGCGTCACCTTCATCGACCGGCTGCCCGGCGGCCGGCGGACGGAGCAGGATGACGACCAGGCCACAGTCTCACGCGTGACCGCCGCCCAGCTCCGCACGCCGAAGGGCACCAACCGGGCGCAGCGGCTGGCGACAGGCGCGCTGACCTCTTTCGACCTTGCCCGCGCGGCCGACGGGTCGGTGTTCGTCACCGGCGAGGCCGACACCGAGAAGGGCAGGAGGCTCCCCGGTTCGGTGCGCAATCCGGGTGGGATCCCCAAGGACGCGCGTGTGTCCAGCCACGGACGTGCCGCTCTGACCACAGCCTGGGCGGACGGCAAGGATTCCCGCATTTCCGCTGAGGACGCCCTCTCCGCGCGTCCGGCGCGGATCACCTTGAAGGCACTGAGTACCGGCAAGAGCGTGGTGCTCGACGCCATGCCGGATGAGCGTGTCGGCAGCGCCAAGGCACAGCAGACCTCCATCGACGCCAGCCCCTCCCTGCCCGGACCGGCGAAGTCCGCGGACATGTCGTCGGCCGCGTCGCCGGTCGAAGAGGACCGCACATGCTCCGTCCCGCGCGGCGATGTGAAGCTCCAGGCGTACCAGCCGACACCGCGGCAGATCGAGTGGGCCGTGGACCAGGCAGTGGTCGGCAATCTCAACGCCCACGTCTCGCGCCCCGCCGGGTGGAAGAACACGGACATGCCGGCGTACCGGCCACAGAACCTGTTCCCCCTGGTGCCACTGTCCGGTAGCGGCGAGAACTGGCACATCCCGGCGCAGGTGATGCTCGGCATCACGGCGCAGGAGTCCAACATGTGGCAGGCGACCCGGTATGCCATCCCCGGTGTCTCGGCGAACCCGCTGATCGGGAACTACTACGGCATCCGGTACTCGTCCTCCGGCGAGCAGTACGACCCGTGGGCGATCGACTGGCCGGAGGCCGACTGCGGCTACGGTGTCACCCAGGTCACCGACGGGATGCGGCTGCCCGGCAAGGGCCAGCCCACGCTGACCGAGACCCAGCAGCGAGCCGTGGCCCTCGACTACACCGCGAACATCGCGGCGGGCGTCAACATCCTGGCCGAGAAGTGGAACCAGACCCGCGCCGACGGGCTGATCATCAACGACGGCGACGCGAGCCACATCGAGAACTGGTTCTACGCGCTCTGGGCCTACAACAGTGGCTACTACCCACAGGCACACGCCTCGGAGTACTCCGGGAAGTGGGGCGTGGGCTGGACCAACAACCCGGCCAACCCCCTGTGGAAAGAGAACCGCACCACCTTCCTGGAGACGATCAACCGCCAGGACGACTACAGCCACGCCGCGCATCCGCAGGACTGGCCGTACCAGGAGAAGGTCATCGGCTGGGCGGCCAGGCCACTCTCGGCGCAGATCGCCCCCGGTGAGTTCCAGCCCGGCTACCGCGCCGCGTGGTGGATCAACGAGGTGTACCGGACCACGTCCAAGCCCCCGATCGACCTGTTCTGCGACAGCAGCAACGACTGTGCCCCCGAAAAGATCTCGGAGGACGCGACCAACAACACCGGCGGCGGTCCCTGCATGCTGCCCGGCGAATCGTCCGATGCCCTGTACTTGAAGTGCTGGTTCCACCAGCCGGCCGTATGGAAGGACTGCGGCGGGAAAGCCGAGTGCGGCTTCGCGCTGCACCGCTTCAACCGAACGTACGCGGAGCAGCCGGACGCCAACAACTATCCGCCGCGCTGCACGCCGGAACTGCCGGCCGGGACCCTGATCGTCGACGACGTCCCGAACGGTGTGACACCCACCGGTTCCTCGAACCGGACCTGCGGCGCGTCCACGTCCTCCGGGAACTTCACCCTGGACTTCGACACACCGTCGGGCCGGATCGACCTGCATCAGATCGGGGCAGGCTACGACAACCACTTCTGGTTCTCGCACACCTACCTGGAGGGCACCCGGACCGCCGAACGGCTCGCGACCACCGGCACCTGGACGCTCGGCGGCGAACGGCGCGGCTGGATGCGCGTGTGGGTGCACCTGCCCGACCACGGTGCTCACACCCGCCAAGCCCGCTACGTAGTGCGGGGCACAGACTCGACCAGCCCGGAGCGGGTCAAGCCACAGCGCGTCATGCGGAACAAGTGGGTGTCCCTGGGGGCGTTCAACTTCACCGGCATACCCTCGGTGTCGCTGTCCAACGTCACCCGGCAGAGCGGCCTCGGGGCGAATCCGGAGCGGGACGGCAACGGCACGGAGGACGTGGCCTGGGACGCCGTCGGCTTCGAGCCGCTCGACGGCGCACCGACCAACCAGATCGTGGCCATGGGCGACTCCTACTCCTCGGGCGAAGCAGCGACCGAAGGCGCGGGCGACGACTACTACCCCGAGACCGACTACGACAGCTCGACCCGGCCGGAGACTCGCAACGCCTGCCACCGGTCGACGAAGGCGTGGTCACGGCAGGCCACGCTGCCCGGCCACTCGCTCTCGATCGGCGAGATGGCCGACAACATGAGTCCTTCCCTGGATTACCAGTTCGTCGCCTGCTCGGGTGCGAGACACTACAACATCATCGGATTCGGGCAGAACGGCGAACCGAGCCAGATCGAGCAGGGCTATCTCGACCAGCACACCACTCTGGTCACTCTCTCGATCGGCGGCAACGACATGCGCTTCGCCGACGTCATCACCCGCTGCGTTGTCGGGGTCAAGTGCTACGACACGCCCCTACAAGCGGTGGACCCCGACACCGGGAAGGCGATCCCGGACACCAGCACGCCGGAACTCGGGGTGTGGGCACCGCAGTGGGCCCGCGACACCGTCCGGCCACGCCTCGTCCGCACCCTTCAGGAGATCCACCGGAGGGCTCCGAACGCCCGGATCGTGCTGATGGGATACCCGCGGCTGCTTGACGGCAACGGCATGTGCGTTCCCGGGCTGGAGGCCGGCGAGACGATCTGGCTCAACAGCGTGGCGGACCTGCTGGCGGACGAGATGAGAGCGGCCGTCAGCCAGGCGAACAGCCTGTACGCGACGAACGCGGTGTTCTCCGACCCGCGGGACGAGTTCGCCGGCAAGGCAGCTTGCGGCGATCCGGAGACCGTCAACGCGCTCGTGGTGACCGGCCACTCCAAGGCCGACAACTTTCCGACCTCCGGGAAGTCCTTCCACCCCAAGATCTCCGGCGCCCGGCTCTACGCCGACAGCCTGGAGGCCACCCTCAACGCCCTGTGA
- a CDS encoding MFS transporter produces MAFPTFRRSDRTIPPPAPTQGIGGRDFRLLLVATLGTFSNYAPLLSVVPAWSAQGGTALGGVGAATGVTMAATVGVQLFMAGLLRRFGLRTLLAAGAALLGLPTFAYALSSDLGWVLAVSAVRGVGFGMVAVAGSALVAELVPAGQRGRAVGRYGVAVGLPQVVCLPLGVWSAAHVGFPPVFAVTGLLSLLAVPLAVALRVPSATPPSARPVDAVDAPAGLRPAGRLRPLAAPWAMLITSACALGGVTSFLPLTASGAPVASAALFALSAAVIAGRWAAGVWSDRFGAGRLLLPSLLACVLGVAGFALPSGSSGYAAALVVVAAAVYGTGFGALQNDTLVVMFHRAGPRGNGMAGTAWNMAYDAGTGVGAVAVGLLIRPLGVSGGYLTCAALIALTLPLARRHADREPPSGRPTPRAPAGRA; encoded by the coding sequence ATGGCATTCCCCACCTTCCGCCGCTCCGACCGGACCATCCCGCCCCCTGCCCCCACCCAGGGGATCGGCGGGCGGGACTTCCGCCTCCTGCTCGTCGCCACGCTGGGCACGTTCTCGAACTACGCGCCACTGCTGTCCGTGGTCCCCGCCTGGTCCGCCCAGGGCGGCACCGCCCTGGGCGGGGTGGGAGCGGCCACCGGGGTCACCATGGCCGCCACCGTGGGTGTCCAACTGTTCATGGCCGGGCTGCTGCGCCGGTTCGGCCTGCGCACGCTCCTGGCCGCGGGCGCCGCCCTGCTGGGGCTGCCCACCTTCGCCTACGCGCTCTCCTCCGACCTCGGGTGGGTCCTCGCCGTCTCCGCCGTACGCGGTGTCGGCTTCGGTATGGTGGCCGTCGCGGGCAGTGCCCTGGTCGCCGAACTCGTCCCGGCCGGGCAGCGCGGCCGGGCCGTCGGCCGGTACGGGGTCGCCGTCGGGCTCCCGCAGGTCGTCTGCCTCCCGCTGGGCGTCTGGAGCGCCGCACACGTGGGTTTCCCGCCCGTCTTCGCCGTGACGGGGCTCCTCAGCCTCCTCGCCGTACCCCTGGCCGTCGCCCTGCGGGTGCCCTCCGCCACCCCGCCCTCGGCCCGTCCGGTGGACGCGGTGGACGCGCCCGCCGGACTCCGCCCCGCCGGACGGCTGCGCCCACTGGCCGCTCCGTGGGCCATGCTGATCACCTCCGCCTGCGCGCTCGGCGGGGTGACGTCGTTCCTGCCGCTCACCGCGAGCGGGGCACCCGTCGCCTCCGCGGCCCTGTTCGCCCTCTCGGCGGCCGTCATCGCCGGACGCTGGGCCGCCGGGGTGTGGAGCGACCGCTTCGGCGCGGGGCGGCTGCTCCTGCCCAGCCTCCTGGCGTGTGTCCTGGGCGTGGCCGGATTCGCTCTCCCCTCCGGCTCCTCCGGGTACGCGGCCGCACTGGTCGTGGTGGCGGCGGCCGTCTACGGCACCGGCTTCGGCGCCCTGCAGAACGACACCCTCGTCGTCATGTTCCATCGGGCGGGCCCGCGGGGAAACGGGATGGCCGGCACGGCCTGGAACATGGCCTACGACGCGGGTACGGGCGTGGGCGCGGTGGCCGTCGGGCTGCTGATCCGGCCTCTTGGGGTGAGCGGCGGCTACCTGACGTGCGCCGCCCTCATCGCCCTCACCCTCCCCCTCGCCCGTCGCCACGCCGATCGCGAACCCCCTTCCGGGCGTCCCACGCCCCGCGCTCCCGCCGGTCGGGCATGA
- a CDS encoding carbonic anhydrase, translating to MLPFVDHARMFGRHPEEFAAHAHGQSPQVLFITCADSRVVPALITGARPGELFELRTAGNIVPPHTFERPTSEAATIEYAVEVLGVKDIVVCGHSHCGAVGALVRGDDLDAVPAVRDWLHHATPSPKGAAEDPAVAEGVQNHVLTQLLRLRSYPCVAAKLDSGELDLHAWYYEVHTGAVLAHRPRTDTFAAL from the coding sequence ATGCTGCCCTTCGTCGACCACGCCCGCATGTTCGGACGACACCCGGAGGAGTTCGCCGCACACGCTCACGGACAGTCCCCCCAGGTGCTGTTCATCACCTGCGCCGACTCCCGGGTCGTACCGGCTCTGATCACCGGCGCCCGCCCCGGTGAGCTGTTCGAGCTGCGCACCGCGGGCAACATCGTGCCGCCCCACACCTTCGAACGTCCCACCAGTGAGGCGGCCACCATCGAGTACGCGGTGGAGGTACTCGGCGTGAAGGACATCGTCGTCTGCGGTCATTCGCACTGCGGCGCGGTGGGCGCCCTGGTCCGCGGCGACGACCTGGACGCCGTGCCGGCCGTGCGTGACTGGCTCCACCACGCCACCCCCAGCCCGAAGGGAGCGGCAGAGGATCCGGCCGTCGCCGAAGGGGTGCAGAACCACGTGCTGACCCAACTGCTGCGCCTTCGCTCCTACCCGTGTGTGGCCGCGAAGCTCGACAGCGGCGAGCTGGACCTGCACGCCTGGTACTACGAGGTGCACACCGGAGCGGTCCTGGCGCACCGTCCGCGAACCGACACCTTCGCGGCGCTGTGA